Proteins from a single region of Runella sp. SP2:
- a CDS encoding sorbosone dehydrogenase family protein — translation MSIYLRTLSVAAALTAATTLASYKSSPSPRPAKKSTVAAADIKVPAGFNVTILAEDLETPRHLAVSKGGDIYVKINKLKDGKAIYRLRDTNGDGVIDEKIGFGDYKGSGMYIRGGYLYASSSTSVYRYKLNDKEEVIDYDHPELIVKGLVARGRDEAKNLTVDNNGYVYVNVGSYDETCKQPGTKQGIMPCPLLDSIGGIWRFKTDRLNQYYSDGIRYATGLKNVVGLDWNSTNNSLFALMHGRGKFHEDFPQYYTPQDSEKLPAETLYELRQGDDAGWPYVYYDPFQKKKILCPEYGGDGKKTGGEKAVNPVADFPAHLGPNALLFYTGKMFPAKYKNGAFIAFHGQSPVLKKGYMVAFVPFKNGKPSGPWEIFADNFAGTDLAKPTGPVQHRPTGLAQGPDGAIYVTDDLNGTLYKITYKAPKK, via the coding sequence ATGAGTATTTATCTACGCACCCTTTCGGTGGCGGCAGCCTTGACCGCTGCCACCACACTGGCTTCTTACAAAAGTAGTCCTTCTCCACGCCCCGCTAAAAAGTCAACCGTTGCTGCTGCCGACATCAAAGTGCCTGCGGGTTTTAACGTCACTATTTTGGCCGAAGACTTAGAAACACCTCGGCATCTGGCCGTTTCTAAAGGCGGCGATATTTACGTCAAAATCAACAAACTTAAAGACGGCAAAGCCATTTACCGCCTCCGCGACACCAACGGTGACGGTGTTATCGACGAAAAAATCGGCTTTGGCGATTACAAAGGCTCGGGTATGTACATCCGTGGCGGTTATTTGTACGCGTCGTCTTCTACTAGCGTTTACCGCTATAAACTCAATGACAAAGAAGAAGTTATCGACTATGACCACCCCGAACTCATCGTCAAAGGGCTGGTAGCTCGCGGCCGCGACGAAGCCAAAAACTTGACCGTCGATAACAATGGCTATGTGTATGTAAACGTAGGTTCGTACGACGAAACTTGCAAACAACCTGGTACCAAGCAGGGCATCATGCCTTGCCCGTTGTTGGATTCTATCGGGGGGATTTGGCGCTTCAAAACCGACCGTTTGAACCAATATTACAGCGACGGAATCCGCTACGCCACGGGCTTGAAAAACGTGGTAGGCTTGGATTGGAACTCCACCAATAATTCGCTTTTTGCCCTCATGCACGGTCGCGGGAAGTTCCACGAAGATTTCCCTCAGTATTATACCCCGCAAGACAGCGAAAAATTGCCTGCCGAAACCCTCTACGAACTTCGCCAAGGCGACGATGCGGGCTGGCCTTACGTCTATTATGACCCTTTCCAAAAGAAGAAAATCCTTTGTCCTGAATACGGCGGTGATGGAAAGAAAACGGGCGGCGAAAAGGCGGTGAACCCCGTAGCCGATTTTCCTGCCCACCTTGGCCCTAATGCGTTGTTGTTTTACACGGGCAAAATGTTTCCTGCCAAGTACAAAAACGGTGCGTTTATTGCCTTCCACGGGCAGTCGCCTGTGTTGAAAAAGGGTTACATGGTGGCCTTTGTACCGTTCAAAAACGGCAAGCCTTCTGGCCCTTGGGAGATTTTTGCAGATAATTTTGCAGGTACTGATTTAGCCAAGCCCACAGGCCCCGTTCAACACCGCCCCACGGGCCTCGCCCAAGGCCCCGACGGTGCCATTTACGTCACCGACGATTTGAACGGAACGTTGTACAAGATTACGTATAAGGCTCCTAAGAAATAG